The following proteins are co-located in the Takifugu flavidus isolate HTHZ2018 chromosome 16, ASM371156v2, whole genome shotgun sequence genome:
- the ralgapa1 gene encoding ral GTPase-activating protein subunit alpha-1 isoform X7 — MFSKKPHGDVKKSTQKVLDPKKDVFTRLKHLRIVIENAESSELKQFFDLNYSHIYYVFFENFVTIEVSLKQKGHKSQREELDSILYIFEKILQLLPERIQSRWQYHSIGLILKKLLHTGNSLKIRREGVRLFLLWMQALQSNAEREQLCMFACLIPGFPAPLSDGTPRTLDTLINPPLSLTETQVTPEEITPLVPPQSGDKNQEDLTAFFLEALLKYMVNQAKSLEWRCKDNHERGFSFLFGHFRKFYLPHIFPNFATETSLYNPILDVPPMRPKPYYSVVRREQDGSELLYCTKESFLQARVIFIRWLVSFWLEPRPNTQTHIPGTEGENVPKNIQRAAAGLAARSVGSSDDSGGGGIRSESHLEGSGCSSGSGGGSIGLSGSAVTGNEPEQSHSNTSTLTEREPSSSSLCSMDEEQLTDMEVVRRVLTSSRTNVNFITEIFRQAFLLPMCEAAAMRKVVRVYQEWISMEDRPVFMKEPEEGPYPIAPEGSLDSGSQLGDKEDEGINKAIESELLEYSVHAGVQTTLQVFITHSSNVFLLEPANDIKILLEEHVDMCKRVLNIYRSLVMHETMDQKTWEQILLVLLRVTESVMKRPPSIMPHGKKSNTLSGRLAGPVFQTLIVAWIKGNLNVYISRELWDDLLSVLSSLTCWEELVTEWSLTMETLTKVLARNLYSVDLNELPLDKLSEQKQKKHKGKGIGSEGQRQIVDRSFSKGWSRDQPGQAAMRQRSATTAGSPGIEKARSIVRQKTVALRSCSTGDSLLSSASIRSAKSAPALAPPLPVLLHHHHHHPLLPPLVDQLADLEDPPITLASRTSRMRHSSQSDEVPPTSCTEVFQGGVCDLEASAPSSLPRSSSASDIMEPFIAERVKVNKEEVVQKARPVSTDVGSTNPNFSDLMDEFIQERLKAKGTSGRRGSSPGSLEVPKDLPELLEAGQSPGSRPSDNLHPIDDPGIPSEWTSPASASGSDVISSDSQSDSFNAFQYSTCKFDNFTFSSEACGAGAASGGGGGGGGRGSSLDQDSLGGSVACEEHEVASLTTLHLDSETSSLSHTVTVTGSESASPMHSLGCSRSQTPSPATLIAEHANHTHSHSHTHLQLDQKLHNSVLQTPDDLETSEFPSEDCSVMAGGSLTGWHADVATVMWRRMLGILGDVNCIKDPEIHAQVFDYLCELWQNLAKIRDNLGISLDNQSSPPPPGLIPPLRILTPWLFKATMLPERYKQGKLHAYKLICRIMKRRQDVSPNTDFLTHFYNIMHQGLLHQDQDIVNTIIKHCSPKFFSIGLPGATMLILDFIIAASKVNACSSLNAPRVEAQILLGSLVCFPNLYGELPALHPTTSEVVLTKFPDVKEHVIKTILSSARDEPSAPARCVALCSLGIWLCEELAHGTQHPQIKDALNVICVTLKYPNKNVALVASDILHLLISYVDHLQKFPPETPKKIVEILIATITHLLPSTESSPHEQDKRLVVSLLLCLLDWVMALPPKTLLQPVQTRSPPEKDQPTKTLLSCIYKVLHGCVYGAQSFSSQKYYPMQLSDLLSPDYDPFLPLESLREPEPLHSPDSERSSKVQPVAEVHSRIQQGLVSIAARTVITHLVNHLGHYPMSGGPATLSSQVGENQDNPFCESADLGPELFHSPNLQFLVLNGSTLLSVYQIRSESGVPGGGMTAGLSSAPACVRVIIRDVAGKHSWDSAVLYGPPLSSPNSPTHTYSPHAQCCYDTSLQFCTSQGGQSKMLGESREDSGESRQEDSETEDSREGEGEGEGEERQVRKFDEEEKGNETGCEDDVTEEETEKAENRLEIEEGRGDSSLEQILAPPLAKRVCREAVPAWDSLTEGDDALDEMLQYLGYSSPECLQRAGTPLNIPAPPPGCVSEKQENDVINALLKQSAAEREFVLQRGEDLNMKAMQQVEPQTETPQSPFYYCRLLINILGLNSWEKRSNFHLLRKNEKLLRELKNLDSRQCRETHKIAVFYVAEGQEDKHSILTNTAGSQAYEDFVSGLGWEVDLATHCGFMGGLQRNRSTGQTAPYYATSTTEVIYHVSTRMPHDQDHNLTKKLRHLGNDEVHIVWSEHCRDYRRGIIPTEFGDVLIVIYPMKNHMYSIHILKKPEVPFFGPLFDGAIVDMKILPTMVRATAINASRALKSLIPLYQNFYEERARYLETIVQHHQELTTFEDYAARVYSPAPCSHLSSDTEENSVLYLMVPKPLDSFNLLKVKGKVLKQKVLHASCEWLLPRDSSGRKSGTWGGRERLCVPHVSSD; from the exons ATGTTCTCTAAAAAGCCTCATGGGGACGTTAAAAAATCAACACAGAAAGTGTTGGACCCAAAGAAGGACGTATTCACGAGGCTAAAGCATCTCAGAATAGTCATAG AAAATGCCGAGTCCTCGGAGCTGAAACAATTCTTTGACCTCAACTACTCTCACATCTACTACGTCTTCTTTGAGAACTTTGTCACGATCGAGGTCAGCCTCAAGCAAAAAG GTCATAAATCTCAGAGGGAGGAGCTGGACTCCATCCTTTACATTTTTGAG AAAATTCTTCAGCTCCTGCCAGAGCGAATCCAGAGCCGATGGCAGTACCACAGCAtag GGCTGATTCTGAAGAAGCTGTTGCACACTGGGAACTCTTTGAAG ATCCGCCGTGAGGGCGTCCGCCTGTTCTTGCTTTGGATGCAAGCGTTGCAGAGTAATGCAGAGCGGGAGCAGCTCTGCATGTTCGCTTGTTTGATTCCCGGTTTTCCGGCTCCCCTCTCCGATGGGACCCCACGCACCCTGGACACTCTGATCAACCCACCACTCAGTTTAACAGAGA cCCAGGTAACTCCAGAAGAAATCACTCCATTGGTTCCTCCCCAGTCAGGTGACAAGAACCAGGAAGAcctcacagctttttttttagaggCTCTTCTCAAATACATGGTAAACCAG GCCAAATCTCTCGAGTGGCGTTGTAAAGACAACCATGAACGTGGCTTCAGCTTCCTCTTTGGTCACTTTAGGAAGTTCTATCTTCCCCACATCTTCCCCAACTTTGCCACGGAAACGAGCCTCTACAATCCGATTCTCG ACGTGCCCCCTATGCGTCCGAAGCCCTACTACAGTGTGGTGCGCAGGGAGCAGGATGGCAGTGAATTACTGTACTGCACCAAGGAGAGTTTCCTTCAGGCTCGAGTCATCTTCATTCGCTGGTTAGTCTCTTTCTGGCTGGAGCCAAGGCccaacactcaaacacacatacCAGGAACTGAGGGAGAGAATGTTCCTAAGAACATACAG CGAGCGGCGGCTGGACTCGCGGCTCGCTCTGTAGGCAGCTCTGATGACAGTGGTGGAGGAGGGATTCGGTCGGAGAGCCACTTGGAAGGCAGCGGATGCTCATCTGGATCTGGTGGCGGGAGTATTGGGTTATCTGGGAGCGCTGTGACTGGGAATGAGCCGGAACAAAGTCACTCCAACACATCCACATTGACGGAGAGGGAGCCGAGCTCTTCGTCTCTCTGCTCCAtggatgaagagcagctcacGGACATGGAGGTGGTGAGAAGAGTCCTGACCAGCTCCCGAACCAATGTCAACTTCATCACTGAGATCTTTAGACAG GCATTCCTTCTACCAATGTGTGAAGCTGCAGCAATGCGGAAGGTGGTGCGTGTTTACCAGGAGTGGATCTCCATGGAGGACAGGCCAGTATTTATgaaggagccagaggagggCCCCTATCCCATAGCCCCAGAAGGTAGTCTCGATTCAGGCTCTCAACTTGGAGACAAGGAAGATGAG GGAATCAATAAGGCGATTGAGAGTGAGTTATTGGAATACAGCGTTCATGCTGGGGTTCAGACAACACTACAG GTGTTCATCACCCACTCCTCAAATGTTTTCCTACTGGAACCCGCCAATGATATCAAGATCCTTTTGGAAGAGCATGTAGACATGTGCAAGAGGGTTCTCAACATCTACCGGAGTCTTGTCATGCATGAGACTATGGACCAGAAAACATG GGAGCAAATcttgctggttctgctcagggTGACAGAGTCTGTGATGAAAAGGCCTCCATCTATTATGCCTCATGGCAAAAAGAGCAACACTTTGTCAGGCAGATTGGCTGGACCTGTCTTTCAG acacTTATTGTAGCCTGGATTAAGGGAAACCTTAATGTCTACATCAGCAGAGAGCTGTGGGATGACCTCCTTTCTGTGCTGTCCTCTCTTACCTGCTGGGAAGAACTGGTCACAGAGTGGTCACTCACCATGGAGACCCTCACCAAG GTGTTGGCCAGAAACTTGTACAGTGTCGATCTAAACGAGCTGCCACTGGACAAACTGAGCGAGCAAAAGCAGAAGAAACACAAGGGAAAAG GGATCGGTTCAGAGGGCCAGAGACAGATTGTGGACCGATCCTTCTCTAAAGGCTGGAGCAGAGATCAACCGGGTCAGGCAGCCATGAGGCAGCGCAGTGCCACCACGGCTGGATCCCCGGGCATTGAAAAAGCCAGGAGTATCGTCCGCCAGAAGACCGTTG CTTTGCGTAGCTGTTCTACAGGGGACTCTTTGCTGTCCTCAGCATCTATCCGCAGTGCTAAGAGTGCTCCTGCTCTGGCTccgcctcttcctgtcctccttcaccaccaccaccaccaccctttaCTACCCCCCCTTGTTGACCAACTGGCAG ACCTCGAGGACCCGCCAATCACACTCGCGTCACGCACTTCTCGGATGCGCCACTCTTCCCAGAGCGACGAGGTCCCTCCTACTTCCTGTACTGAGGTGTTCCAGGGAGGGGTGTGTGACCTGGAGGCCTCagctccatcatccctcccaaGAAGCAGCAGTGCGTCTGACATCATGGAGCCCTTCATTGCTGAGCGGGTCAAAG TCAACAAAGAGGAGGTGGTCCAGAAAGCTCGCCCAGTCTCCACTGACGTAGGAAGCACCAATCCAAATTTCTCTGACCTCATGGATGAGTTTATTCAGGAGAGGCTGAAGGCCAAAGGAACATCA GGCCGTCGTGGCAGCAGCCCGGGAAGCCTGGAAGTCCCCAAGGATCTGCCAGAGCTCCTCGAGGCAGGTCAGAGTCCCGGATCGCGACCCTCCGATAATCTTCACCCTATTGATGATCCAGGGATTCCCTCTGAATGGACTTCACCTGCCAGTGCCAGTggctctgatgtcatcagctCCGACAGCCAGTCAGACTCCTTTAATGCCTTTCAGTACTCTACCTGCAAGTTTGACA ATTTTACCTTCAGTTCAGAAGCatgtggagcaggagctgcatctggaggagggggagggggaggaggtcgAGGCAGTTCGTTGGACCAGGATAGCCTGGGGGGGAGCGTTGCCTGTGAAGAGCATGAAGTTGCCAGTTTGACAACACTCCACCTCGATTCTGAGACCAGTAGTCTCAGCCACACTGTCACCGTTACTG GTTCTGAGAGTGCATCTCCAATGCATTCCCTTGGGTGCTCTCGCTCTCAGACGCCCTCCCCTGCCACGCTGATAGCGGAGCACGCAAATCACACACATTCccactcgcacacacacctccagctggaccaGAAACTCCACAACTCGGTCCTGCAGACTCCGGATGACCTGG AAACAAGTGAGTTTCCCAGCGAGGACTGCAGTGTGATGGCAGGCGGGTCTTTAACTGGATGGCATGCAGATGTTGCCACGGTGATGTGGCGGCGGATGCTCGGCATCTTGGGGGACGTCAATTGCATCAAAGACCCAGAGATTCATGCCCAGGTCTTTGACTATCTGTGTGAACTGTGGCAAAACCTGGCCAAG ataaGAGACAATTTGGGGATTTCTCTTGACAATCAgtcatctccccctccccctggtCTGATCCCACCCCTGAGAATTCTCACACCCTGGCTCTTTAAG GCCACCATGCTGCCAGAGCGTTATAAGCAGGGTAAACTTCATGCCTACAAGCTGATCTGCAGGATCATGAAGAGGCGGCAAGACGTCTCCCCAAACACAGATTTCCTCACACATTTTTACAACATCATGCACCAGGGGCTGCTCCACCAAGATCAG GACATCGTTAACACCATCATAAAGCACTGCAGCCCAAAGTTCTTCAGTATCGGCCTACCTGGAGCCACCATGTTAATCCTGGACTTCATCATCGCAGCGTCAAAAGTTAACGCCTGCTCGTCACTCAAT GCCCCGCGAGTTGAGGCTCAGATTTTGCTCGGATCACTGGTGTGTTTTCCCAATTTGTACGGGGAGCTTCCAGCCCTCCATCCCACCACATCTGAGGTGGTGCTTACCAAGTTCCCTGATGTTAAG gAGCATGTGATTAAAACTATCCTATCATCTGCCAGGGATGAACCCTCTGCTCCAGCTAG GTGTGTGGCTCTGTGTAGTCTCGGCATCTGGCTTTGCGAGGAGCTGGCTCATGGAACTCAGCATCCACAGATTAAAGATGCCCTCAATGTCATCTGTGTCACTCTGAAG TACCCCAATAAGAATGTCGCCCTGGTGGCTTCGGACATCCTTCACCTCTTAATCAGTTATGTGGATCATCTTCAGAAATTCCCCCCTGAAACTCCGAAGAAGATTGTAGAG ATTTTGATTGCGACCATCACCCACCTGCTGCCTTCTACTGAGTCCTCTCCTCATGAACAGGATAAGAgg CTGGTTGTATCGCTCCTGCTGTGTCTGCTGGACTGGGTGATGGCTCTGCCTCCAAAGACTCTACTGCAGCCTGTTCAGACACGAAGCCCTCCAGAGAAGGACCAGCCAACCAAAACACTGCTCAGCTGTATTTATAAG GTGctgcatgggtgtgtgtatggAGCCCAGTCTTTCAGCAGTCAGAAGTATTATCCAATGCAGCTGTCGGACCTGCTGAGCCCAGACTATGACCCGTTCCTTCCATTAGAGAGCCTCCGGGAGCCAGAGCCGCTGCACAGCCCAGACTCTGAACGCTCCAGCAAAGTTCAGCCTGTCGCCGAAG TTCACAGCCGGATTCAGCAGGGTCTCGTTTCCATTGCAGCAAGAACAGTGATCACACACTTGGTCAATCATCTCGGACATTATCCAATGTCTGGAGGTCCCGCTACCCTCTCTAGCCAG GTTGGTGAGAACCAAGACAACCCGTTCTGTGAGAGCGCAGATCTCGGTCCAGAGCTTTTCCACTCGCCAAACCTTCAGTTCCTGGTTTTGAATGGCTCCACTCTGCTGTCAGTATATCAG ATTCGATCAGAATCGGGTGTACCAGGAGGTGGAATGACAGCCGGCTTGTCCTCTGCTCCTGCTTGCGTCCGTGTCATCATTCGTGATGTAGCAGGAAAACACTCCTGGGACTCTGCCGTCCTCTACGGGCCTCCGCTCTCTTCCCCAAACAGCCCCACGCACACATATTCGCCGCATGCTCAATGTTGCTACGATACAAGTCTCCAATTCTGCACTTCACAGGGAGGACAGTCGAAGATGTTGGGAGAAAGTAGGGAAGACAGTGGAGAgagcagacaggaggacagtgagacagaggacagcagagagggggagggggagggggagggggaggaaaggcaAGTGAGGAAATTTGACGAAGAGGAGAAAGGAAACGAAACAGGGTGTGAAGACGATGTGACCGAGGAGGAAACGGAGAAGGCCGAAAATAGACTGGAGATCGAGGAGGGTCGTGGGGACTCGAGCCTTGAACAGATCCTGGCTCCGCCTTTGGCGAAACGCGTGTGTCGGGAGGCAGTGCCCGCGTGGGACTCGCTGACGGAGGGGGACGACGCATTGGATGAGATGCTGCAGTACCTGGGGTACTCCAGTCCTGAGTGTTTACAGagagcag GCACGCCACTGAACAtccccgctcctcctccgggTTGCGTTTCAGAAAAACAGGagaatgatgtcatcaatgCGCTCCTGAAGCAGAGTGCTGCCGAGAGAGAGTTTGTCCTCCAA AGAGGCGAAGACTTAAACATGAAGGCGATGCAGCAGGTGGAACCACAGACCGAGACCCCACAGTCGCCCTTCTACTACTGCAGACTGCTGATCAACATACTGGGACTCAATTCCTGGGAGAAAAG GAGCAACTTTCATTTGTTGAGAAAGAATGAAAAGTTATTGAGAGAGTTAAAGAACCTGGACTCACGGCAGTG TCGCGAGACTCATAAAATTGCAGTGTTTTATGTGGCCGAGGGTCAAGAGGACAAACACTCCATACTTACCAACACAGCAGGCAGCCAGGCGTATGAAGACTTTGTGTCCGGGCTCGGCTGGGAG GTGGACCTCGCAACTCACTGTGGCTTCatgggggggctgcagagaaATCGCAGTACGGGTCAGACGGCACCGTATTACGCCACCTCCACTACTGAGGTCATTTACCACGTCTCCACCCGCATGCCTCATGACCAGGATCACAACCTCACCAAGAAG CTTAGACACCTGGGAAATGACGAGGTCCACATCGTTTGGTCGGAGCATTGCAGAGATTACCGTCGGGGGATCATCCCGACCGAATTTGGAGACGTGCTGATTGTTATCTATCCCATGAAGAACCACATGTACTCCATTCATATCCTAAAAAAGCCTGAG GTGCCATTTTTTGGGCCACTCTTCGACGGCGCCATCGTGGACATGAAGATTTTGCCTACCATGGTCCGAGCTACAGCCATCAACGCCAGCCGAGCCCTGAAATCCCTCATTCCTCTGTACCAGAACTT